The Methanosarcina barkeri str. Wiesmoor DNA segment TGAGTTTAGCACAGGGATGGAGGATAGACTGCGCGAGTATATGCCGGAAGTTAACCGCTTGGAAGTTAACCGCTTGGAAGTTAACCGCTTGGAAGTTAACCGCTTAATTGACTATCGGTTCACCCGAAAAGATGGATCAGATCTATGGTGCATTCTTTCCTTCAGTCCATTATTCGATGATCAAGGAAAATACGCAGGGTCATTGATCATGATTATGGACATTACCGACTGCAAGCGAACTGAAAAAGCCCTTAAAAAAGCCTACAATAGTTTAGAAGAAAAAATAAAAGAACGCACAGCAGAGCTGAAAATTGCTTACAGTTCATTAAAAGAAAATGAACGAAGTCTTGCTGAAGCTCAAGAGCTTGCTCATATTGGAAATTGGTGTCGCAATATTGAAACCGGGGAAGTACGCTGGTCTGATGAAGTTTATCGTATTTTTGGATTTAAGCCTCAAGAATTTGGCGTCACCTACGATATGTTTTTGAGCCGTGTACATCCAGATGAGCGTGAGTATTTAGTTGAAGTAGTCAAACAAGCTTTAGATAAAAAGTTCTTTGACGCTGAATATAGAATAATCCGACCTGATGGAGTAGAGCGTATACTGCACGAGGATATCAAAGTTATTTGTGACAATGAGAATACTCCAATTCGACTGAATGGGACAGTTCAGGATATTACTGAACGTAAAAAAGCAGAAGAAGCTCTGATAAAACTCGAAAAGACCCGGATAAAGGAAATTCATCATAGAATCAAAAATAACTTACAGGTAATCTCTTCCCTGCTGGACCTCCAGGCTGATAAGTTCAAAGATGAATCGGTTAGAAAAGCTTTCAGTGAAAGCCAGAACCGTGTATTTTCAATGTCTCTTATCCATGAAGAACTCTATAAAGGGGATGAAGCCTGTTCACTGGACTTTTCTTCCTATCTAGAAAAGTTAGCTGAAAATCTATTCAGGACTTACAGCACTAGCGGCAAAAGTATCCACCTGAATACGGATCTGGAAGAAAACACATTTCTTGACATGGATACTGCTGTCCCATTGGGCATAATAGTTAATGAACTCATTTCTAACTCCTTAAAGCATGCATTTACTGAAAAAAAAGAAGGAGAAATTCAAGTCCGTTTTTTCAGGGATAAAGAAAAGTGTAACGAAATGCACAGTTTAATATTCAGCCTGATAATTTCGGATAACGGAATAGGAATTCCTGAAGACCTGGATTTAGAAAATATCAAGTCGCTTGGCCTGCAATTAGTAAATATCCTTGTAGACCAGTTAGACGGAGAACTTCAACTGAAAAGGGACAATGGTACTAATTTCACATTGAAGTTCTCAGTAAAAGAAAAAGCAAATCAGGCATGTCAACAGCCCTACATCAATTCGTTAAACAAAAAATGACTTCAAGCCTGTATTTTACTTTAGAATTTAATTAATTTTTTCTTATCATTTCAGTGAAGAACTTGGTTTCTATAACAGAATGAGTGCAAATACAGAATGAGTACAAATACAGAATGAGTGCAAATACAGAATGAGTGCAAATACAGAATGAGTGCAAATACAAAATGAGTACAAATACAGAATGAGTACAAATATAGAATGAGTACAAATACAGAATGAGTACAAATACAGAATGAGTGCAAATACAGAATGAGTACAAATTTGCTGATTGTTTTTTATTATATATAAAGTTAATATAATATTAAATTTCTAATTTGTTTATTAATATTAAACTTTTATTTTTTAAATTGACTTTTTGATAATTTATTGGAAAAATATTTATTTTTTTACATCATAAATATATGCATGAGTTACAAAGACACTACAAATCAGGAGTCTATATCCTATCAGGCTCTAGTAGATGAAAACCACGCCTTAAAAGATGAGATACAGAATCTGAGAGTACATCTAAAGGATGCTGAAGAAAGGGAAAGAAGTCTTACTGAAGCTCAAGAAATTTCTCATATTGGAAATTGGTGTCGCAACATTGAAACCGGGGAAGTACGCTGGTCTGATGAAGTTTATCGTATTTTCGGATTTAAGCCTCAAGAATTTGGCGTCACCTACGATATGTTTTTGAGCCGTGTACATCCAGATGAGCGTGAGTATTTAGTTGAAGTAGTCAAACAAGCTTTAGATAAAAAGTTCTTTGACGCTGAATATAGAATAATCCGACCTGATGGAGTAGAGCGTATACTGCACGAGGATATCAAAGTTATTTGTAATAATGAAAATATTCCGATTAGGCTGAACGGAACAGTTCAGGATATTACTGAACGTAAAAAAGCATAAAAAGCTTTGATATGATTCAAAATTGATCGTTTATTAGCCAGTACTGGACAGTATCGTCTTTACGGGAGCTTTTCACGCTCGACGAAGGAGAGCGGCCTGTACAAAAGTGAATATTTAAAATCGCAGAATGAGAATTGAAATAAACCAGAACAGAATTTTTATACCCTTTAGCTAGCTGGAATAAGAATGCATCGGCATTTTTCCTTTATATCCTCAAAATCCAGATTATTCAGGTTCTTAATATTTTCATGCATAAGCGGTGAGTATTTTTCAATTAGAGAGCTGTTTTTTTCTATCAGAGTTTTAATTTCTTTTCGGTCTTTACAAAAATTAATATCCCCTATCAGAGCCAAAAATTCTTCTGTATTCTCTCTGGTGATATTTTCGCTTTTGATGAGGCGTATTTCTTTCTCTTCAAAAATATGTATAAACGATGTTTTTATTGGCTCATGTCCGGCTTGCACGTCTCTTGAAGCGGAAAATTGAGTATTTATGGTAGCCAGTAGAATAAACTGCTCTTTCTGGTATTTAACGTGGGAGATTATTCCCTCATCCTGCATTTTATATGAGTCTTTATCGAGAGTTAGCAGAACACCGGATGATCCTCCCTCAATTTCATTTTCCAGACCGGATAGCCATTTCTCAACGTCCTTTTTCGTTTTTCCTATCCTAAAAACACCATTAGCCATTAAAAACGCCTTATTTCCGGCACAAAGGGGGCTGTTTAGATCATTCTTTGCAACACCATAGAATCTTGAAGGTTTGGGATTTGTCTGAGGTACAAGAATTATATCACAGGCAGAAATCAGGCGGTGTCTCAGTTCGTCATTGAGGTATTCGAAGCAGATAAGAACTCCAAGATTAAGATTATCCCGCAACTTGAAAATATGGTTCAATTTTCCCTGTTTCATGCCTTTGTGAAAAAATAGGTCACGTTCTTCCTTTGCTCCAAACATCTTTTCGCTGTGTATTATATTAGAGTTAGGTATTACAACAGGACAGATATTCTTCCGGAAATCTTCTTCTCCAAAGTCAGAAGCAAACAATTTCTCATATTTTTCAAGATTTTCTTCCGTAACGTAGTGTGTACCTGCGAAAACAATTATCCCGGTTTCATTAGCATAGTTCTGTATGTCTTCGAGGTAGTCAAAAGGTATCGAAAATTCAGGGAATACAATAATATCAGCTTCTTCTTTGACAGCCTCAAGTATTGCCATTACTTTTCTTTTATAGGCTTCACTTTCCAGAACTTTTACTGCGTAGTCTTCACCATAAACATCGTATCTTAACTGTACAACTGCAACTTTCAAATCCCCTGCGGTACAGACACCGTTGAAGCAATCATGCAAAAAGATTCGAGCTTTTTTATTTTTACTTATTGTTTCTGAGTAATCAATATCTCTTATCACTGGTTTCTGGGTTGGAGTTTCAAAGATAATTCTATCTTCACCACTGGGAATATACCTTCTTTCCAGAAAATCAATTTCAATTTCATTGTCTTTAATTTCTTCCTTGCTCAGTGCACGGTTGAAAATAATCGTATTTGCTGTTTTTACGGTCAATTTATCTTTTATCTTTTCGGCATCAAATGTAATTCTGAGCTTCCAGTTGTTATAAAAAAGGTTAGGGCTGAAAGGCTCCTCTATGTAATCTTTGAGCTTCTTTTGAACACGCCCAAACAAATTCTCAAGCGCTTTATACTCAATAGCTCTTATTTTTCCGTCAAATTCTTCCAGATGCTTTTTGCGGCTCTTTATGTCCTTTTCATCAAATATTTTTGCAATTTCTTCAAATGCACCTTTTATTCCTGGATCAATATTTTCGGGAAGGATTTCGATTACTTGATTAATTATTTCTTTAGCTTTAGAGCCATTTTCCTCTTCAAAAAGCTCTACATTTTCAAGGATTTTAAGCAACCCAATATAAATGCAGTAACAAACATTTGTCTTTTTGTAAGTTTCCTTCGCGTCCTTGAACTGATTTGTAGCTTGCTTGATTAACTCCAGATCCGGTTGCTCAGAGCCAAGGGCTTCGTTGACCAGTTTTCTTCCTTCAAGATAACAAACAGTAGAATAAGCAGTTTTTTCAATTTCTTCGTCATCCTCAATTTTCCCCAACTTTTCAATTGCTTTAATCGCCTTTTCGTATCCCTCTGCCCTTTTTTCCGAGTCTTTTTCCTCTCTAATATCCTTTATAACATAATCTACATAAGCACTGAGACCTGCTTCCATCACCAACTTCTTTTCATGCTTCAGCCCATATTTGCTAAAAAATTCCTGATTCTTTTTGCAGAGTTGGTAAGCTTCTTCCAGATACTTAATCTGGCGGTGAGAATTGGTTTCAGATTTTGCCTGTTCTGTATTTAACTCAATAAGCTTCATTATCGAATGGGATTTTCTACCTATCGTCAGGTATTGCATAGGTTCGGAGTAGATTTCGAGTGCTTTTTCGTACCTTTGTTTAGCCTCTCCAATGCGCCCCATATTCCAAAGCAAGTTTCCTAAATTGTTGAGTGTAGTTCCTACATAAGATTGGTAAGATACGTTTTCGGGGTCATGTTCAAGGAGGTTTTGCCTCATTTCGAGTGCGTTTTCGTATCTTTGTTTCGCCTCTTCAATGCGCCCCATATCAGAAAGTAAAGAACCTAAATTGTTTAGTGTAGTTCCTACGTAAGATTGGTAAGATACGTTTTCGAGGTCAGTTGCGAGGAGGTTTTCATAAATTTCAAGTGCGTTTTCGTACCTTTGTTTCGCCTCTTCAATGCGCCCCATATCAGAAAGCAAGGCACCTAAATTGTTTAGTGTAGTTCCTACGTAAGATTGGTAAGATACGTTTTCGGGGTCGGTTGCGAGGAGGTTTTCATAAATTTCGAGTGAGTTTTCGTACCTTTGTTTCGCCTCTTCAATGCGCCCCATATCAGAAAGCAAGGCACCTAAATTGTTTAGTGTAGTTCCTACGTAAGATTGGTAAGATACGTTTTCGGGGTCGGTTGCGAGAAGGTTTTCATAAATTTCGAGTGAGTTTTCGTACCTTTGTTTAGCCTCTTCAATGCGCCCCATATTTTTAAGCAAGGCACCTAAATTGTTGAGTGTCATTGCTACATCTGATTGGTAAGATACGTTTTCGGGGTCAGTTGCGAGAAGGTATTGAGAGATTTGAAGGTGTAGCTCATAGCAATTTTTTGCTTGAAGAAAACGTCCCGTGTTATACAAAATATTTCCAAGAGTAATAATTTCGTCAAGGTTCATCTGAAGGATTGACTGGTAAAGCTCGTTATCAGGATCTGTTGAGATAAGTTCTTCAGCAATTTTTAAAGCAAGGGAATGAATATTCAGAGCTTCTTCATATGCCCCTACTGCCTGCATTAGATGTCCTTTTAAAGTCTGAACATAGAGAAAAATGTCATTTGTTTTCTCATGACGTGCGGCTTCTTCAGCTTTTTCAAGTGCTTTTAAGGCTTCCTCATTTTGATTTTTTTGCATTAGCTCTAAAGCTTCTTTTAAGTGGTTTACTGCTGAATCTCTCAAACTCTCCAACATAATAAAAGAATAAGTTAAGGATATTTTAAAGATTTTGTTTTTTTACGATGAAATAATGACAAAAAGTGCACAAATAAGAGATTATTTGCTTTTCTTTCTTTGCATACGCGGAAAAGCCGCGCCGTGGGCGCGTGGACAAATTTGGCCTAAGACGGCTGACTACAGTTGCTATGGATTAGATTTTAAACCGCTTAATTTCCTCCCACTTGAAATGGAGTTATTCTAGTACTGCGATTCCTAAGTAGGTTCATAAAAATTGAACTTTGAATCGATCCAACGATCATGAATTTTTTCCAGGAAATAAGGAATCTATTTTGGAATCGAAACACTAGTTTTTCGCACTCAGGATCTTTTTATTCAGGTATCAGGAATCTCACTTTAACCCACGTTTTCTAAAAATTTGATGTTTACTGATCTCTAAAAAAGGGACCTGGGAAAAGGTAAATAATGTGAACAGAGAAATGAAATACAAATAAAATAGAGATTCGGGGGAAGGGTAGAATCGAGATTCCTGAGTTTAGAAAGAAAGAAAAAATATACCTCCTGCTTGTGAGTATCTTTCTCGCAGCTATCCTCTTTTATACCTTCTATATCGGACAGCTTCTCTGGGGTATAGTTATTGATGTTCTCATTCTGAGGCTTTATTTCCTCATGAAAAGGGAAAGAAGTTACTTCAGTGAGTGTTCCCTGGATGAAAAAGAAGCAGGAACTCCGCTAGATCCTCAGATGAGGAAGAAAGTTCGGCTTGCAAACTTTCTTATTACTCTCTTCGTGCTTGGGCTGGTTGTTTATTCATACTTTACTTTACAGTTCATCTCGGGAGTCGTTGTAGGTCTACTGATTTTGCTTTATATACATATGCTACTGTTTTCGAAAGATGACTTGTAAAAAGTTAAACTAGTTAGACTGTTGCGAGCCTTAAGAGATTGGAGGCTCTATGACGCTGCCCTCTAGGATTCTCTCGGCGAATTTGAGATTAAAACCCTTCAAAATTTTAAGGATTTTCCGACTTGTCTGAATTCTCCAGCTTTTCCAAAGTTTCTGGCTTTTCCGGCTTTTCCGGCTTTTCTGGATTCTCCAGGTTTTCCAGAGTTTCTGGCTTTTCCTGTTCTTCCAGGCTTTCCAAATTCTCCAGGTTTTCAGGGTGCTTCAAGGTTTCCTGTTCTTCCAATTTTTCTGGATTCTCCAAGTTTTCCTGATTTTCCAGTTTTTCCAGGGTTTCTGGTTTTTCCTGCTCTTCCAGAGTTTCCAGTTTTTCAAGTCTTTCCCGGGTTAAAGCGATGGCTTCTTGAATATTCTTATCTTCAGGCTGCTGAGAGAGAATGTTTTCCTGTATGGCCAGAGCTTTTTCAAGGCTCTGTTTTGCAGTATCGCATTTTTCCGGCCCCTGCTGAATAAGGCAGTTTCCAAGCCGGCTGAGCGCAACTGCGAGTTCGGCCTGATAGCCAGGGTTGTCGGGCTTTTCTTCAAGCAGCTTTTCATAAAGCTCAATCACCTGACTGAGAATTTCGCATGCTTCTTCAAAAGAACCCATATCCATAAGGAGAGCTGCATAATTGTTCAGGTTCTCGCCGGCAGCAGATCGGAAAACGACGTTTTCAGGTTCTTTCTCCAGGAGAATTGTATATATCTCCCGAGCCCGAGTATAATACTCGACAGCCTGTGGCTTTTCACCTTTACTTTTTAGCAGGTTACCGGTATTGCTCAGGGTTGTGCCCATATAGTGCTGGTAGTCGAGATTTTCAGGATTAGCTTTAAGGAGTTCTGAACCTGCATCAATCGCCTTTTCGTAGGTTTCGAGAGCTTCATCATATTTTGCCTCAGTATAATAGATGCCCCCACGCATAAAAAGAATATAATATACTGCGTCAGTGGCTTTCGCTTTTCTTGCCGAGTCTTCAGCTTTGTTTAAGGTTTCAAGAGCTTTATCCAGCTTGCCTTTTTTGATCTGGGTTACTGCACTATGAATTTGCTTCAGAAGGAGAAGATTTCTTACCTTGCTTCTGGACATAAGAGAAAAATGCCTCTTGTTTTTTTAAATAGCTGTCGATATCGGTTTATGGACAGCCGGCAGTACATGGCTTAAAGTTAAATTCTAATTACCTCTAAGTTAGTTTTGAACTGATCTTAACAGGCCTGAACTGATCCGAAAATATCTAAACTAATCTGAACTAATCTGAACTAATCTAAACTAATCTAAACTAATCTAAACTAATCTAAACTAATCTAAACTAATCTAAACTGGTCTAAACCTGCCTGAAATGACCTTGAACGGATCTAAACTGATCTGAACTAGTGCATCGATTCTCAAATAAATATATAATAAGAAAATAATTACAGCTTGTGACGCAAATATTATTTTAAAGTCAGATGGAATTATGTAACACGGAAAACGCAGCTATTCGCAGAGTGATTCAATCTGGACATTATAACCACGGAAAACACGGAAAGCACGGAAGAGCCGCGCCTTTACTACTTATTTCCGTGGCTTCCGTGCTTTCAGTGGTTGTCAAAAAATTATTCCTAACATACTTTGGAATCAATGTACTAGTACTCCGATTCTGAAGTAGGTTCATAAAACGTGACTTTTTATAGATCTGAATATTAAGGATCTTTCCAGGAAATAAGAAATTGATTTTGGAATCGAAGCACTAGTTCTGAATCAGCTCCTAAATCTGAATCAGCTCCTAAGTAGCTCGGTCTGAATTAGTGAATAATGCTCAATGTATATATAGGGGAATAGCATAAAAGAGTTGAAATTATCTAAAATGATTTGAGAATTAATATTCCATTACATTTTAGAGCCAAATGTGCAAATCTAGCAGATAGTATAACAACAAAAAGTTTCCCTAGATTATAGATATCAAAATATTTCTATAAATTATATATACACTGGCAGGTTAATTATATATAGAGTAAGTTAATATAATTAGCAGATATATGTGTGGGGTCACAGTAACTTGAGGAACTCATTATTGTGGCATCCTCTTTTTGCCAATAATTTTATCACTAAAAGGTTATTATTTTTTCGATAACGTCAAGTATATATATTGATCAGTAACGTCTATTGAATAACGTTCTAATATGTGAGCTAACCATGGTGTATAATAATAATCAGAACATAGACAAGTCTTCGGGGAAGATGGATGAACCCGCTGAAAATATAGGCGAGTTCGTTCAGGACGGAGATACGTCTGCGGCCGATCAGAAGAAGGAGGAGTCCGGTGGGGGTATGACCGAGCCCGAATCCAATCAAGTTAAGGCCGAGTCTGAGTCCGATCAGGATGCGTATGAAGACGTTGATATCGGCTTTTCATTTGACAATACTTCTAATATAGACGTACCCAAACTTCTTATCGACCAGGTGCTGGGCCAGGAACATGCCGTCGAAGTCGTAAAAAAAGCGGCCGGTCAGAGACGGCATATCATGATGATAGGAACCCCAGGAACAGGGAAATCTCTGCTTGCAAAAGCAATGGCAGAACTTCTTCCAAAAGAAGAACTTAAGGATATCCTTGTGTATCCTAACATGGAAGACCTTAACAATCCTAAAATAAGGGAGGTTCCCGCCGGAAAGGGCAGAGAAATCGTCATGGCTCATAAGATGGAGGCCAGAAAGAAAGCCCAGGCCAGAAATATGCTCATGATGCTTTTTGTTGTGGGCATTATCATCTACTCTTATTTTGTTAGTCAATTACTATGGGGCATTATTGCAGGCATTATGATTCTCATGTTAACTCGCCAGTTCCTGCCTAAAGAAGAAATGATGATCCCGAAGCTGGCGGTTTCAAATTATGACAAAGAGCACGCACCTTATATCGATGCAACCGGAGCTCACGCAGGAGCTCTGCTTGGAGATGTGAGGCACGACCCATTCCAGTCCGGCGGGCTTGAAACTCCTGCTCATGACAGAGTAGAGGCTGGAGATATCCACAAGGCCCACAAAGGTGTGCTCTTTATTGACGAAATCAACACTCTCAGGCTGGAATCCCAGCAGAGTCTCCTGACTGCACTTCAGGAAAAAGAATACCCGATTACGGGGCAGTCTGAGAGAAGTTCAGGAGCTCTCGTCAAGACCGAGCCTGTACCCTGCGATTTTATTATGGTATCTGCAGGAAACCTCGACGCTGTGCAGAAGATGCACCCTGCGCTCAGGTCAAGAATAAAAGGTTACGGTTACGAAGTTTACATGCAGGATTCTATGGAAGATACTCCTGAGAACCGGAAGAAAATGGTCCGTTTCGTTGCCCAGGAAGTTGTTCGGGACGGGCATATTCCTCACTTTGATGAAGGTGCAGTGGAAGAAGTAGTTCGGGAAGCCAGAAGGCGGGCAGGCAGAAAAGGACACCTTACCCTAAAGCTTCGTGACCTTGGTGGACTTGTACGCGTGGCAGGAGATATTGCCCATTCCGAAGGCGCTCCATTAACAACCGCCGAGCACGTACTTGCAGCAAAAAGAATCGCAAGATCTATTGAACAGCAGCTTGCAGATAGTTATCTAGAAAACCGCAAGGATTACGAATCCTTCCTTAGAAAAGGTTCTGCTGTAGGCAGGGTCAATGGGCTTGCAGTCATGGGCGGAGATTCCGGAATTGTACTTCCTATAGTCTCCGAAGTCACCCCTGCACTTTCCGGAGCTGAAGGGCGTATTATAGCAACAGGTAAGCTTAAGACGATTGCAAAGGAAGCAGTGTTAAATGTCTCTGCCGTGATTAAAAACATGACAGGCACGGATGTATCTAGGCATGATGTCCATATCCAGTTTGTAGGGACCTATGAAGGTGTCGAAGGAGACAGTGCATCAGTTTCCATTGCAACAGCCGTTATATCTGCCATTGAGAATATTCCTGTAGACCAGACCGTGGCAATGACAGGTTCGCTTTCAGTCAGGGGAGATGTCCTGCCTGTAGGTGGAGTTACCTATAAAATCGAGGCTGCAGCCCGGGCCGGCATTAAGAAAGTAATTATCCCCAAAGCAAACGAGGCAGATGTTCTTATTGAAAAGGCATACAAGGAAAAAATCCAGATCATCCCTGTTTCCTCTATTGCGGAAGTAATGGAACACAGCCTTGTAGGTCCGAAAAAGAACTCAATTATCGAAAAATTGCGAAACATTACAAAGCTCAGCTTCGACATTCCTGAGGTTTCACCTGCTTCCGTACAGGCTAAGAACCTTTTTGGGTGCAGGAACTGATCATGACTATTATGCAGGATATTAAATTTTATGACTGCAGGGTAATTGAGGGCAGTTCCACCTCAATTATTCTGGATAACGGAAAGATTGAAGAACTATCCAGAAACTTCACACGGGGGGCCGGTGTAAGAGCTCTCTGTGGTGGTTCCTGGGGCTATACGTCTGTGGAAGGGGAAATCGACCTCAAGCAGGGTGTCGAGGCGGCCTCAGAACTTGCTATTTCTATGAATGCCAGTACTCCCAAGGAAGACGTGGAACTTGCAGCCATAAATCCTCCAAAAGTAAAGAATCTCCCTGAGGTCAGAATCGACCCAAGGGATGTTTCTATCGAGGAAAAAGTCGATCTTTTAAAAAGCATAGAAACCCATGCAAAAGTAAAGGGCATCAACAGTACCAAGGTAATGTACCTGGAATCCGAATTTAAAGTTGGGTACAGGAGTTCCGATGGAATTGAAGGTGCTTATGAGCTTATGAACGTCGGTTTTGCGGTTTCGGCAGTTGCTTCGGAAAATGGGGTATATCAGGCAGGCAGGGAGAGCCGCTTTGGATATGGGTATGAGGTTTTTGAGAAAGAAAATGTTCTGGAACTTGCTGGCAAGGCAGGAAATACCGCAATCGAACTTCTCAAAGCGAAAACCCCTAAAGGCGGAGAAATGCCTGTGGTCCTTGACCAGGAACTGGCTGGTGTCTTTGCCCACGAAGCCGTTGGACACGCAGCTGAAGCCGATCTTGTCCTTGAGGGCGACTCCATCCTTGAAAACCGAATTGGGGAACATATTGCATCTCCTCTTGTTACGATTATCGATGACCCTACCCTGCACGAGTTTGGATACTATCCTTTTGATGCCGAAGGGGCACAATCAAAAAAGACAGAAATAATCAAGAACGGGGTTTTTAATTCCTATCTCCATTCCCGGGAAACTGCAGCGAAACTTGGAGGAACTCCAGGGAACTGCAGAGCTCAGGGCTATTCAATGCCTGTTGTAAGGATGAGCAATACATTCATAGATAACGGTGATGCCAGGTTTGAAGAGATGCTTGAAGAGGTAAAAGACGGGATGTATCTTATAGGCTCAAGAGGAGGACAGGTAAACACCGGTGAAGGAATTTTCCAGTTCAATGCCGAAAAAGGGTACTTGATAAGGAACGGAGAACTCTCCGAACTTGTAAGGGACGTTTCTCTCTCCGGCAAAACTCTTGAAATTCTCAACCATGTGGCCCTTGTGGGCAATGACCTGAAAATGACTGCAGGCAGATGCGGAAAAGCCGGACAGCTCGTATCTGTATCAGATGGTTCTCCTCATCTTGCAATCTCAAAAGCCCTTGTAGGAGGTGCATGATGTACGAGCTTGCAAGAAAAGCCCTAAGGCTTGCAGAAAAGGCAGGGGCTGAAGAAGCTGAAATCTATTACGCTGCAAATCACTCAACAGGTGTGAATTTTAGAAAAGACGCCCTTGAGAATGCTAAAGACCGTTTTTCAGAAGGCATAGGAATCAGGGCAATAGTAAACGGAGCCGTGGGCTTTGCCAGCACAAATTCGGCAGCACAAGTCGAAAATGCTGTTGAGGTTGCAGTTGCCGAAGCTAGGGTCAGGGAAAGCGACCCTGATTGGATAAGTCTTCCTTCTAACGGGAAATATCCCACTGTCTCGGGCATCTTCGATAAAAAAGTCGATACTCTTGAACTTGAATCCTGTATTGAGCATGCCCTGGCACTTATTGACGGCACAAAAGAAGTCCCAGGCACGCTTCCAACATCAGGAGGTTTTACTCGGTCAAAGGGCAAGCAACTTATCCTGAACACAAATGGCATAGAAATCGAAGAGGAATCAACAGCAATTTCCGGTTTTGTGGATGTCATTACTGTAAATGGGCAGGCTTCAACAGCCTATGACTTCGGGATTTCTCGTTCTTTAGATATTGATTTCTTTGCCCTCGGAAAGAATGCAGCCGAGCTTGCACTGAAGTCCAATGGCGGAATAAAGGTCGAACCCCAAAAGACTGATGTGATCTTCCATCCGTTTGCCATTGCAGACATTATTGAAGAAGCGCTTTCCCCTTCATTTGATGCGGATAATGTCCAGAAGGGAAGGTCAGGCCTGATAGACAAACTGGGAGAAGAATTGGCAGTGCCAGAACTCAGTATCTACGATGACGGGCTCATTGAAGCAGGAATCGAAACATCGGCTTCGGATGACGAGGGAGTTCCTTCTCAGCGCACCACCTTGATTGGAAAAGGTGTGCTTGAAACTTATCTTTATGACAGTTATACTGCAGGAAAAGCAGGCGTAAAGAGTACAGGAAATAGTTCAAGGTCTTCTTACACAAGCCCTCCTTCAGTGGGGCTCAGGAATGTTATCGTTGATTATCCTCAGACAGATGTTATTGCTGATACGCAGTCCGGGATCTTCGTAAACACAGTAATCGGCGCCCACACGGCAAACTCGATTTCAGGAGATTTCTCCATAGAAGCCAGAAATGCCTTCACAATTAAAGACGGAGCACTTGACAAACCTATAAAATCCCTCATGATTTCGGGTAATGCTTTCGAGCTCTTAAAACAGATCACAGGGGCAGGCTTTGATGTCAGGAAAGTCGGAGGAATAATTACACCTTCAATCCGTGTTGCAGATATGAGTGTTATAGGGTGAACTACCTCTCCCTTAATTCTTCGCCTTTCGGCTTAGTTCCGAGGGAGAAGTTTCCTGATTCATTACTTTCTTTTTTGGGAATAAGTCCCCAAGCCGGTTCTCACTGGAAGCTGTCGAGGAAGGGGACTTCATGCCTTAGAAT contains these protein-coding regions:
- a CDS encoding tetratricopeptide repeat protein; its protein translation is MQKNQNEEALKALEKAEEAARHEKTNDIFLYVQTLKGHLMQAVGAYEEALNIHSLALKIAEELISTDPDNELYQSILQMNLDEIITLGNILYNTGRFLQAKNCYELHLQISQYLLATDPENVSYQSDVAMTLNNLGALLKNMGRIEEAKQRYENSLEIYENLLATDPENVSYQSYVGTTLNNLGALLSDMGRIEEAKQRYENSLEIYENLLATDPENVSYQSYVGTTLNNLGALLSDMGRIEEAKQRYENALEIYENLLATDLENVSYQSYVGTTLNNLGSLLSDMGRIEEAKQRYENALEMRQNLLEHDPENVSYQSYVGTTLNNLGNLLWNMGRIGEAKQRYEKALEIYSEPMQYLTIGRKSHSIMKLIELNTEQAKSETNSHRQIKYLEEAYQLCKKNQEFFSKYGLKHEKKLVMEAGLSAYVDYVIKDIREEKDSEKRAEGYEKAIKAIEKLGKIEDDEEIEKTAYSTVCYLEGRKLVNEALGSEQPDLELIKQATNQFKDAKETYKKTNVCYCIYIGLLKILENVELFEEENGSKAKEIINQVIEILPENIDPGIKGAFEEIAKIFDEKDIKSRKKHLEEFDGKIRAIEYKALENLFGRVQKKLKDYIEEPFSPNLFYNNWKLRITFDAEKIKDKLTVKTANTIIFNRALSKEEIKDNEIEIDFLERRYIPSGEDRIIFETPTQKPVIRDIDYSETISKNKKARIFLHDCFNGVCTAGDLKVAVVQLRYDVYGEDYAVKVLESEAYKRKVMAILEAVKEEADIIVFPEFSIPFDYLEDIQNYANETGIIVFAGTHYVTEENLEKYEKLFASDFGEEDFRKNICPVVIPNSNIIHSEKMFGAKEERDLFFHKGMKQGKLNHIFKLRDNLNLGVLICFEYLNDELRHRLISACDIILVPQTNPKPSRFYGVAKNDLNSPLCAGNKAFLMANGVFRIGKTKKDVEKWLSGLENEIEGGSSGVLLTLDKDSYKMQDEGIISHVKYQKEQFILLATINTQFSASRDVQAGHEPIKTSFIHIFEEKEIRLIKSENITRENTEEFLALIGDINFCKDRKEIKTLIEKNSSLIEKYSPLMHENIKNLNNLDFEDIKEKCRCILIPAS
- a CDS encoding PAS domain S-box protein, translating into MSPKNTNDQEPISYQALMDENRALKDKIQSLRAHLEEAEELECSIISKVGPERELSKTFRESLNSINLTIHSILDFDEIMKKIVSEAARAIGSETAAIFLKKGTRWVLSYSHGFPEDMIGLGMNDEEEPHIALATKTKKPVAINDAFNDERVNRDYMRKWNVRSALVVPLITRDEVIGVIFFNFHKSTFAFSDVHISFGTQLASSISLTLENFRLIENLKIELVKHKQAEEALRESEAKYRQIVETSQEGIWLTDNSNRTVFVNQKVSEMLGYSIEEILGRSPQKFISPEFSTGMEDRLREYMPEVNRLEVNRLEVNRLEVNRLIDYRFTRKDGSDLWCILSFSPLFDDQGKYAGSLIMIMDITDCKRTEKALKKAYNSLEEKIKERTAELKIAYSSLKENERSLAEAQELAHIGNWCRNIETGEVRWSDEVYRIFGFKPQEFGVTYDMFLSRVHPDEREYLVEVVKQALDKKFFDAEYRIIRPDGVERILHEDIKVICDNENTPIRLNGTVQDITERKKAEEALIKLEKTRIKEIHHRIKNNLQVISSLLDLQADKFKDESVRKAFSESQNRVFSMSLIHEELYKGDEACSLDFSSYLEKLAENLFRTYSTSGKSIHLNTDLEENTFLDMDTAVPLGIIVNELISNSLKHAFTEKKEGEIQVRFFRDKEKCNEMHSLIFSLIISDNGIGIPEDLDLENIKSLGLQLVNILVDQLDGELQLKRDNGTNFTLKFSVKEKANQACQQPYINSLNKK
- a CDS encoding PAS domain-containing protein, whose amino-acid sequence is MSYKDTTNQESISYQALVDENHALKDEIQNLRVHLKDAEERERSLTEAQEISHIGNWCRNIETGEVRWSDEVYRIFGFKPQEFGVTYDMFLSRVHPDEREYLVEVVKQALDKKFFDAEYRIIRPDGVERILHEDIKVICNNENIPIRLNGTVQDITERKKA